AAGCTATTGGCCAGCTCGGCGGCCAGCTCCGGCTGGTCGGGATGGGCCATGATGACGGGCGCAAACGCCGCCGACCAGCCCAGGTAGTTGCTGTCCATGGCTTCCAGCAGTTCGTCAATGTCAGCCGGCTCGAAGCCGCCTACATAGTCACCCTCATTGATGTAGCGCGGCGAGGGCGCCACGAGCACGAGCCGGGCAAACCGTGCGGGCTCCTGAATAGCCGCCAGCACGCCAATCATGGCACTCACCGAATGGCCCACGTACACTACGGCGTGCAAATCCAGCGCCTGAAGTACCTCGCGCACGTCTTCGGCGTGCGCGGCCAGGGTGCTGTATCGTGCCGGGTCATAGGCCGCCAGGTCAGAATTACCGGCCCCTACCAGGTCGAGCAGCACCACACGGTACGCCGCTTCAAAGGCTGGCGCTACCAACCGCCACATGTGCTGGTCGCAGCCAAAACCGTGCACAAATACGATTGCCTGGGGCCCCGTGCCAGACACCCTGACGTGGTGACGTTTCAATGCGTCCATAAGGATATCAGCAATCTAATATCAGCAATCTAATAGAAGCACAATATGCTAAAAGCAGGGCAGCAGCTAGTAAATTTAGCGGAAAGCGTTAACTCCGGTTCGCTCCCGTTCCTCCTTCGGGAACTTGTCCTACACCTGCTGCAGTAGCCCGCCCTTTTCCTTACTCGGGGCTGGGGCACAGCTGCCCGGCGGCGTGCCGGATGCCCTGAACCCCGTCCTCATTGAGGGGCTTGTGGATAATGCCGCTCACCAAGGCAAAATCTTTCGCCCGGGACGTGTCGGCCAGCGCCAGGGAAGACGTCAGGATATAGATGTGGCAGCGGCCGGCCAGCGCCGCCGCGTACGGCCGCAGGGCCTCTAGAAATTCCCATCCGTTCATTACCGGCATGTTCAGGTCGAGCAAAATGACGGCCGGCACCTCCGTTGGCAGGTGGGACGAGAGAAAGTGCAGCGCCTCTTCGGCCGTGGCAAACGGGCGGATGGGGGAGGTAACGCCTTCCTGACGCAGCACTTGCTCGGCCAAGAACAAGCTGATGGGATCGTCGTCGATCAGATAGGTCAGCATTAGGCAAGGGACGAGTTAAAAAATACTTTAAAAGGAGTCAAGTTGAATCAGGAAGCGGGTACCACCGTCGACCTCGCTCGTGACCTCAATCTGGCCACCCATGGCCTCGACGTGGGTTTTGACCAGGTACAAACCAATGCCCCGGCCCCGCGGCTTCACGTGAAAGCGCTTGTAGAGTTGAAACACCTCGGACCCGGCCTTGACTAGGTCAAACCCGGAGCCGTTGTCGGTGAAGCTAAGGCTGAGCCCGCCCCCCTCGTTGCGCAAGCAGGCGATTTCGACCCGCAGCGGGCGCCGCTCGGCGCGGTACTTGCTGGAGTTCGACAGCAAATTGTAAAAAATACTGTAGACGTAGGCCCGGTTGCCGCGCACGGCCAAGTCATCGGGCACGTTGACGCTCACCCGGCCCCCGCATTGCTGCACGGACGCTTCCAGGTCCACAACGGACTGCCGGCACACCTCCGCCAGCGCCACCCGGTCCGGCTGCCCGTGCTGCTGGTCGCGGAGGGAGAGCACCTGGTTCAGGTCCTGAAGCACGTTATCGGCTTGGCCCAGGCTTTCGCACAGGTGCGCCAGGGAGGCGTCGAACACCGGGTTTTGGCGGTCTAGCTTGGGCAGGAGCGCGGCGAGGCCCAGGGCGTTGGCCAGGGGCGCGCGCAGGTTGTGCGAAATGATGTAGGCAAACTGCTGCAGGTCGCGGTTGTGCCGGTATAGCTCCTCGGTCATCTTGGCCTGGCTGGCTTCCACCTCTTTGCGGAAGTTGATGTTCTGCTGAATAGCGATGTACTGCACCAGTTCGCCCGCATCGTTGAAAATGGGGGTCACGTCCATCGCAAACCACAGTTTCTGCCCCGACTTCTTGTAATTGAGGATGGTAACCGGAAACGGCTTGTGCAGCGGCAGCCGCTCCTGAAAGCGCCGGATGGCGGCCAAGTCGGTTTCGGGGCCTTGCAGCACGGCCCCCGGCTTTTTGCCCCGCATCTCGGCCAGGGTGTAGCCCGTGTCGCGGGTGAAAGCCTCGTTTACCCACTCGGTGCGTCCTTGCCCATCGGTGATGACGACGCTGTTGACGGTGCCCTTGGCCACCAGGGCCAGCAATTTCAGCTGCCGGTCAGACTTCACGCGCTTGGTGATGTCGGAGAAGAAGACGGAGACGCCCTCCGCAAACGGGTAAACCCGCAACTCGAGCCAGCGCATTTTGCGCTCGTGGAAGGCTTCAAACCGCACTGTTTTGCCAGTATCGAGAGCTTCCTCGCATTTTTGACGGGAGATGCTGCCGCCTTCATCGCCCAGCAGCTCCCAGATGTTTTTGTCCAGCGTGTCGGCCTGCTTCAGGCGGAGCAGGCGCTCGCCTTCGCTATTGAGGTAGGTCAGGTTCCAGTCCCGGTCTACCGAAAGAAAGGCATCATTGATGCTTTCCAGCACCAGGTGGAGCCGGGCAGTCTGCTGCTGGAGGAGGCGCTGCGCGGTGGCCATGTCCGTAATGTCCTTGCCCGTGGAGTACACCCCCACAATCTTGTCTTCCACCATCAGCGGAATCTTGGTCACGGCCACCGCTCGCTCCACGCCTTCCCGCGTGATGCGGGCTTCGTACCCGGCCTCCTGCCCGCTCAAGGCCACCTGAAACTGCTCATCAGAAAGCCGGGAAAACGTTGCGGGTAGTTGCTGCTGCTGTAACACCTGCTCCTTGGGCAGCTGCATCAAGTCCAGGTAAGCGGGGTTCACGTCGAGCACCCGTCCGTCGATATCCTGAAAAATGGCCGGGTCGCGGTTGTGCTCAAACAGCAGCCGAAAGCGCTGCTCACTAGCAGCCAACTCGAAGGCGTGATTTTTCTTGTCGGTGACATCGCGCGAGCACAGCGTAAACGCTTGAATATCCGGGTTGAGTAGCTGGTTGCCGACGGTGGTTTCCATCCAGCGCCACGCGCCATTAGCGGCGCGGAACCGGCAATCTGGCACGGCAAAGACGGGCTGCGTGCCCAGCTCAGCCCAGGCCGCCTCGGCCGCGGCCACGTCATCGGGATGAATGAACTCGAAGGGGCTGTGCCCCAATAGTTGGTCGGGCAAATAGCCCAGCGTATTCTGCACCGAGCCGCCCACGTAGGTATACACTCCCTCGCCGCTCAGCAGCGCCATAATATCGAAGCCGTGCTCGGCCACGGCCCGGTAGAACTCTTGTTGCTTGTGAGCGTGGCGGGTTGCCTCGTACTGCTCCGTCACATCGCGCGAAACCACCGTGTAAGCCCGAATTTCGGGGTTCAGCAGCTGGTTGCTAATGGAGGATTCCATCCAGCGCCACTCGCCGCTGGCTGTGCGGAAGCGAAAGTCGGTGACGGTAAAAAGTGGCTGGCTGCCCAGCTCAACCCAGCTGGCCTTCGCCGCCGCCATGTCATCGGGATGCATAAAATCGAAAGCGCTATGGCCTATCATCTCCTCGGGCTGGTAGCCCAATGCCCGTGTAATGGAGCTGGCCACGTAGAGGTAGCGGCCTTCCTCGTTGACCACGCCCATCATATCGAACCCGTGCTCGGTCACGGCCCGGTGATACGCCTCTTGCTCCTGGGCGTGGCGGGCCGCCTGGCGCTGCTGCGTCACGTCGCGCCCCATGCAAAGCAGCCGCTCATCGGCCGGCGACCAGGAGGCCGACCATTCCACGACCACTTCCTCTCCGGCCGGGCCCAGGCAGCGGCTTTCGAAATGCACGGGGCCCTCCTGCTTCAGCGCCCGCGCGCAGGCAGCCAAGGCAGCGGTACGGTCTTCGGAGTGCAGGATGTCGGCAAAGGGCTGGCCCACCAACTCGTCGCACTCCCGGCCCAGCACGTGCCGGCAAGCCCCGCTCACGCGCTGTAACTGCCCGTGCGGGTCAACGGCGCAAATGAGGGCCGGTGCGTGGTCGAGGATGTTCGCCAACAGGCGGAAGTCGGCGCGGATGCCCATGCTATTTCTGCTAAATATAAATAATCAATAAGTCTATCATATATGATAACTCATAAATATACGCAACCAATGGGCCACCAAATAACGTTGGCGAGAGGTTATGGTCCCTTTCAACAGCTACAAACAGCAGCTGCAAAGCACGGGCAGGGTTAAGGATTCCGTGGATGCCTACACGAATCAAAGATGTAATTAAGCCTTCAGCCGGGGGTTAACAGCTTGGTGCGACGATTACTAACCAGCTGAGGCAGAAATCCGAATTACCTAACTTCTGTCCAAATAGTAGTTAGGCCTTCTTACTAGCAACGGGAGCGAAACTTATGCTAACCAATTTATGGCTGGGCCCAGAAAGACGCAGTTGCTGTTGAAAAAGCACCTACCCGCTAGGCTATCTGTAGAAGGCGGATGCAGCGGCATGAGCAGGTCACCAACAAAGCCGTCACGGACTTTTGCCTGTCAGAGCGGTTGCCACATTATCGTCTGTATCGCTGGTTAAGCGACTTATTAGAGCGAATTCGCAGTCAGTGTACGTGGCAACCACAGTGGTCAAACCAGTTTTGGGCATCCTCGGCCGTTATCCAGGCCAGCACCGCTTGCAAGGCGGTTGCCAGGGCCTCGCGGGTGCGGGCGGCCGCGGTGCGCAGGTGGGTTTTGAGCTTGCTGAAGGCCCGTTCAATAGGCGTAAAATCCGGTGAGTAGGGCGGCAGGTACAGCAGCCGGGCGCCGCGGGCTGCCACCGGTTCTGCCAGGCCGGCCGCCTGGTGGACCCGCAAGTTATCCAAGACGACCGCGTCGCCCGGCTGCAAGCCCGGCCCAAGCACCTGCTCCAGGGACACGGCGAAACTGGCCGTGTTCACGGCGCCGTCCCGTTCCCTAACCGCCTCCATGCCCTAGGCCGAGCGGGCGGCCACCACCGTCACGTTGGGCCCTTTGTGCAGCGGCACGGCCGCGTCCACCCGCCGCCCGCCCGGGGCGCGGCCGTAACGACGGGTGTAGGCCAGGGTCACGCCCGTCTCATCCACGAACTTGAAACGGGTCACGTCTTTGTACGGGAGGGCTTCGATAAGGTCCCGGCGCAGGCCCCTCACGCGCGCGGTGCCGCGCTCGGCGGCGTGCAGGCCCTTTTTTTATGCTGTAAGTCCATTGCTTGCAGCGTCTGCCACAGCACGGTCTGCCCCGCGGCGGGGCTGCCGGCGGCCACCAGTTGCTGGCGCAGTTCGGCCAGCGTCGCGTCGGGCTGGGCCGCCACGCAGGCCGCGAGGCGGTGGCGGTCAGCCGCTTGCAGGCGGGGCCTGGGGCCACCGCGGTGGGTTAGGGCGGCCACTGAGCCGCTGATGCGCTGGCGTTGAAGCAGCTTTTCC
This genomic stretch from Hymenobacter sp. PAMC 26628 harbors:
- a CDS encoding alpha/beta fold hydrolase, with protein sequence MDALKRHHVRVSGTGPQAIVFVHGFGCDQHMWRLVAPAFEAAYRVVLLDLVGAGNSDLAAYDPARYSTLAAHAEDVREVLQALDLHAVVYVGHSVSAMIGVLAAIQEPARFARLVLVAPSPRYINEGDYVGGFEPADIDELLEAMDSNYLGWSAAFAPVIMAHPDQPELAAELANSFCRTDPAIARHFAGVTFRGDERADLRRVRTPTLILQSARDLIAPLSVGTYLHEQLAGSQLVVMDTAGHCPHMSAPQATIAAIRTYLQSQGPLPA
- a CDS encoding PAS domain-containing sensor histidine kinase — protein: MGIRADFRLLANILDHAPALICAVDPHGQLQRVSGACRHVLGRECDELVGQPFADILHSEDRTAALAACARALKQEGPVHFESRCLGPAGEEVVVEWSASWSPADERLLCMGRDVTQQRQAARHAQEQEAYHRAVTEHGFDMMGVVNEEGRYLYVASSITRALGYQPEEMIGHSAFDFMHPDDMAAAKASWVELGSQPLFTVTDFRFRTASGEWRWMESSISNQLLNPEIRAYTVVSRDVTEQYEATRHAHKQQEFYRAVAEHGFDIMALLSGEGVYTYVGGSVQNTLGYLPDQLLGHSPFEFIHPDDVAAAEAAWAELGTQPVFAVPDCRFRAANGAWRWMETTVGNQLLNPDIQAFTLCSRDVTDKKNHAFELAASEQRFRLLFEHNRDPAIFQDIDGRVLDVNPAYLDLMQLPKEQVLQQQQLPATFSRLSDEQFQVALSGQEAGYEARITREGVERAVAVTKIPLMVEDKIVGVYSTGKDITDMATAQRLLQQQTARLHLVLESINDAFLSVDRDWNLTYLNSEGERLLRLKQADTLDKNIWELLGDEGGSISRQKCEEALDTGKTVRFEAFHERKMRWLELRVYPFAEGVSVFFSDITKRVKSDRQLKLLALVAKGTVNSVVITDGQGRTEWVNEAFTRDTGYTLAEMRGKKPGAVLQGPETDLAAIRRFQERLPLHKPFPVTILNYKKSGQKLWFAMDVTPIFNDAGELVQYIAIQQNINFRKEVEASQAKMTEELYRHNRDLQQFAYIISHNLRAPLANALGLAALLPKLDRQNPVFDASLAHLCESLGQADNVLQDLNQVLSLRDQQHGQPDRVALAEVCRQSVVDLEASVQQCGGRVSVNVPDDLAVRGNRAYVYSIFYNLLSNSSKYRAERRPLRVEIACLRNEGGGLSLSFTDNGSGFDLVKAGSEVFQLYKRFHVKPRGRGIGLYLVKTHVEAMGGQIEVTSEVDGGTRFLIQLDSF
- a CDS encoding response regulator, whose product is MLTYLIDDDPISLFLAEQVLRQEGVTSPIRPFATAEEALHFLSSHLPTEVPAVILLDLNMPVMNGWEFLEALRPYAAALAGRCHIYILTSSLALADTSRAKDFALVSGIIHKPLNEDGVQGIRHAAGQLCPSPE